One window from the genome of Desulforamulus ruminis DSM 2154 encodes:
- a CDS encoding sigma-70 family RNA polymerase sigma factor — MGKHPLFEKVETLLRDYNSMKARVKNLEIDIQLLQVPMIRETPEETLEGVYFARSLESRTQSQGWASDKTSQVAFNYLQANEGINREFEQLRRQDRAAAERERNHLIRLLQKMDNALSSLNEKEQVIIKGFYIDNLRWFEVAEQVMYEERHCKRVRDRAINYMAKSLLGFENYHTA; from the coding sequence TTGGGAAAACATCCTTTGTTTGAAAAGGTAGAGACTTTGCTGCGAGATTACAATTCCATGAAAGCCCGGGTAAAGAATCTTGAAATTGATATTCAACTGCTGCAGGTGCCCATGATCCGGGAAACGCCGGAAGAAACCCTGGAAGGAGTATATTTTGCCAGAAGCCTGGAAAGCCGAACCCAATCCCAGGGATGGGCCAGTGATAAGACCTCGCAGGTGGCCTTCAACTATCTCCAGGCCAATGAAGGTATCAACAGGGAATTTGAACAATTGAGAAGGCAGGATCGGGCCGCCGCCGAGCGGGAAAGAAATCACCTGATCCGGTTGCTGCAGAAAATGGATAATGCCTTAAGCTCGTTAAATGAAAAGGAGCAGGTGATTATCAAAGGCTTTTATATTGATAACCTGCGCTGGTTTGAAGTAGCAGAACAAGTCATGTATGAAGAGAGGCATTGCAAGCGGGTGAGAGACAGGGCCATCAATTATATGGCTAAAAGCCTGTTGGGCTTTGAAAATTATCATACGGCTTAA
- a CDS encoding helix-turn-helix domain-containing protein, translating into MNSIGKKIDHIRQDLSYIEFSKAIEKKTGYEISPSSLHKYVTGQRKPSFKMLEIIATYANVPIASFFEENNEVYSKVKKLDQLKLLQKEYHELSKIKEIPIFDMNRVSPTLLENPPQTTLYYPLPVAVYGGEALAVRITDNAMSDMGIEPGDLVFVRKEESEPQIGKTILAKVKEDLICKRYYVKNNLIVLEPMDLKYKSLHPHELQMIGVVTKLIRDFE; encoded by the coding sequence ATGAACAGCATCGGTAAAAAGATTGATCATATTCGGCAGGACTTAAGTTATATTGAATTTTCCAAAGCCATTGAAAAGAAAACGGGCTATGAAATCAGCCCTTCCAGCTTGCACAAATATGTTACGGGACAGAGAAAACCCTCTTTTAAAATGCTGGAAATCATTGCTACCTATGCCAATGTCCCCATTGCTTCCTTTTTTGAAGAAAACAACGAGGTTTATTCCAAGGTTAAAAAGCTGGATCAACTGAAGCTACTGCAAAAGGAATATCATGAACTGTCTAAAATTAAAGAGATTCCTATTTTTGATATGAACAGAGTGTCCCCAACCCTTTTAGAAAATCCGCCCCAGACAACCCTTTACTATCCCCTGCCAGTAGCTGTCTATGGAGGAGAAGCTTTGGCTGTGAGAATTACCGACAACGCCATGTCCGATATGGGTATTGAACCGGGCGATCTGGTATTTGTACGTAAGGAGGAGTCCGAGCCGCAAATCGGCAAAACCATTCTGGCCAAAGTGAAAGAGGATTTAATCTGTAAAAGATATTATGTAAAAAATAACCTTATTGTCCTTGAGCCCATGGATTTAAAATATAAAAGCCTTCATCCCCATGAACTGCAGATGATTGGCGTGGTAACCAAACTGATTCGGGATTTTGAATAA
- a CDS encoding IS1182 family transposase: MLKREKLERNVMEIVNTDLLVPNDHLLRQIDGSVDFTRIYDLVEELYCPDNGRPSVDPVVLFKMVLIQHLYGIRSLRQTVKDIEMNIAYRWFLGYTLNEPIPHFATISYNFKQRYTPQTVEQIFTWILYEAERAGYLKPEVVFIDATHIKANANLKKKVKKAIPTAARVYEQQLRQEINADRKAHGKKPFDDDDSSGSPKEKILTQSTTDPESGVFHKGEHKQCFAYSAHTVCDRHNFVLEVEVTAGNVHDSVVFDTVYEKVTQRYPQIQVITADAGYKTPWICKRIFDDGRVPSLPYKRPVTKKGNHEWYKYVYDEYYDQILCPEYKPLSYCTTNRYGYREYKSRSYRCEKCPTWERCVGNRSGQKTVTRHVWQDYLERAEDVRHSPLGKETYALRSQTIERVFADAKEKYAMRYTPYRGLDQVSNWVRLKFAAMNLKKLAMWKFKASSSFLSSLHFFLFYIKNPVSFV, encoded by the coding sequence ATGCTTAAAAGAGAAAAACTAGAACGCAACGTAATGGAGATCGTGAATACAGACCTGCTGGTGCCGAACGATCATTTGTTGAGGCAAATCGACGGAAGCGTGGATTTCACAAGAATCTATGACTTGGTAGAAGAACTCTATTGCCCGGATAACGGCAGACCCAGCGTCGATCCGGTAGTGCTGTTTAAGATGGTCCTGATCCAGCATCTGTACGGGATCCGGTCGCTGCGGCAAACCGTAAAAGACATCGAAATGAACATCGCCTACCGCTGGTTCCTGGGCTATACCCTCAATGAACCCATTCCGCACTTTGCTACCATCAGCTACAACTTCAAGCAGCGCTACACCCCCCAGACCGTGGAACAAATCTTCACCTGGATCCTCTACGAAGCGGAGCGAGCAGGGTACCTAAAGCCGGAAGTGGTATTTATTGATGCGACCCATATCAAAGCCAATGCCAACCTCAAAAAGAAAGTAAAAAAGGCCATTCCCACCGCCGCCCGGGTCTATGAACAGCAACTGAGACAAGAGATCAATGCCGACCGGAAGGCCCATGGTAAAAAGCCCTTTGATGACGACGATTCCAGCGGCAGCCCCAAAGAAAAGATCCTTACCCAATCCACAACCGATCCGGAAAGTGGTGTTTTCCACAAAGGAGAGCATAAGCAATGTTTTGCCTACAGTGCCCACACGGTATGCGACCGGCATAACTTTGTGCTTGAAGTGGAAGTGACGGCCGGGAATGTCCATGACAGTGTGGTCTTTGATACCGTCTATGAAAAAGTGACGCAACGTTATCCTCAAATCCAAGTGATCACCGCCGATGCCGGATACAAAACGCCCTGGATCTGCAAAAGAATTTTTGATGATGGACGGGTGCCGTCCTTACCCTATAAACGACCGGTGACTAAAAAGGGAAACCATGAATGGTACAAATATGTCTACGATGAATATTACGATCAAATCCTCTGCCCGGAATACAAGCCTCTGAGCTATTGCACCACCAACCGTTACGGCTATCGGGAATACAAGAGCAGAAGCTACCGATGCGAAAAGTGTCCTACCTGGGAACGGTGTGTCGGGAACCGAAGCGGCCAAAAGACAGTCACCCGTCATGTGTGGCAGGATTATCTGGAACGCGCAGAGGATGTCCGGCATTCGCCGCTGGGGAAAGAGACCTATGCCTTGCGAAGTCAGACCATTGAACGGGTCTTCGCAGATGCCAAAGAGAAGTATGCCATGCGCTATACTCCCTATCGAGGCCTGGATCAGGTTAGCAATTGGGTCCGGCTTAAATTTGCTGCCATGAATCTCAAAAAACTGGCCATGTGGAAGTTTAAAGCTTCCTCTTCTTTTCTCTCTTCTCTTCACTTCTTTCTCTTTTATATCAAGAACCCCGTTTCTTTCGTTTGA
- a CDS encoding sigma-54-dependent Fis family transcriptional regulator, translating into MLDHNAYASLVLAAWEKFIETGKIETTEIRPEITQSWLRCRKAGVDPFAGRSTRLLPEPEVNELLEKRKSLINIARPFMEKLYDFVISSHFVVVLCDERGYIMETVGNTYVTKYYARDLNFYRGALWTEEEIGGNGVGTTLLLKRPFQISGAEHYCKKHHPWTCSGAPIFNEENQLIGILEMSGPVEKTHLHTLGMVVAAAEAIKQQLRVHQRNRQLTLVNNRLNNIFLSVSDGVIVVDRQGIIKQVNPVAEKILGQEKAGINNSMLEDYLERYTPVRDMLTSGKAFSDLEVAVKTTAGIVQCLASGKSIRDDQDKITGGVIFINPIHRIKNLINRFSGAHATFSFEDILGNGKLLLKAIQLGSLAAGNHSNVLLCGESGTGKEMFAQAIHNKSTRSSGPFVAVNCGAIPRELIGSELFGYAEGAFTGARKGGRPGKFELAVGGTLFLDEIGDMPLEQQVSLLRVLQDKTITRIGGDKVVVVDVRIICATNKNLSLEVAKGNFRQDLYYRLNVISITLPALREHREDIPPMFKAFFKKSCEKLGRVPPDVDPKVITCLQQYGWPGNVRELQNVVERMVNVATGPVIRTDHLPEEILSPQFMVWQRETGWSPQSISITEERKKIKERLAENQREEILTLLSKNKGNVSQVAREMGISRNSLYRKLKKLNILL; encoded by the coding sequence TTGCTGGATCATAACGCCTACGCTTCCTTGGTTTTGGCTGCCTGGGAAAAATTTATTGAAACCGGTAAAATTGAGACCACTGAAATCCGACCGGAAATCACGCAATCCTGGCTCCGCTGCCGTAAAGCCGGCGTTGATCCCTTTGCCGGCCGCAGTACACGGCTGCTGCCCGAACCGGAAGTAAATGAACTGCTGGAAAAAAGAAAAAGCCTGATTAATATTGCCAGACCTTTTATGGAAAAATTATACGATTTCGTTATTTCCTCTCATTTTGTTGTCGTACTGTGCGATGAGCGCGGCTATATCATGGAGACCGTGGGAAATACTTACGTAACCAAATATTACGCCAGGGACCTCAATTTCTACCGGGGAGCGCTATGGACCGAAGAGGAAATAGGCGGCAATGGCGTGGGTACGACTCTGTTGTTGAAGAGGCCTTTCCAAATTTCCGGAGCGGAGCATTATTGTAAAAAACATCACCCCTGGACCTGCTCGGGGGCGCCAATTTTTAATGAAGAAAACCAATTGATTGGCATTTTGGAAATGTCCGGTCCGGTTGAAAAAACGCACCTTCATACCCTCGGCATGGTTGTAGCCGCTGCGGAGGCCATTAAGCAGCAGTTGCGGGTGCACCAGAGGAACCGCCAACTAACCTTGGTTAATAATCGTCTAAACAATATATTTTTATCGGTCTCCGACGGAGTGATTGTTGTGGACCGGCAGGGCATCATTAAACAGGTAAATCCGGTGGCGGAAAAAATCCTTGGCCAAGAGAAGGCGGGGATTAACAACAGCATGCTGGAGGATTATCTGGAGCGTTATACGCCGGTTAGGGACATGCTGACCAGCGGTAAAGCTTTCAGTGATCTGGAAGTAGCGGTAAAAACAACTGCCGGTATCGTCCAATGCCTGGCCAGCGGAAAGTCTATTCGGGATGATCAGGACAAGATAACCGGCGGCGTTATTTTCATCAATCCCATTCATAGAATTAAAAATTTAATTAACCGCTTCAGCGGCGCTCACGCTACATTTTCCTTCGAGGATATTTTGGGAAACGGCAAACTCCTGTTAAAAGCCATTCAATTGGGTTCCCTGGCTGCGGGCAATCACAGCAACGTGCTGCTTTGCGGCGAAAGCGGCACCGGCAAGGAAATGTTTGCCCAAGCCATTCATAATAAGAGCACCCGCAGCAGCGGGCCCTTCGTAGCGGTAAATTGCGGTGCAATCCCCCGGGAATTAATCGGCAGCGAACTATTTGGCTATGCGGAAGGCGCCTTTACCGGGGCCCGGAAAGGAGGACGGCCGGGCAAATTTGAACTGGCGGTCGGGGGAACTTTGTTCCTGGACGAGATTGGCGACATGCCGCTGGAACAGCAGGTTTCCCTGCTGCGGGTGCTCCAGGATAAAACCATCACCCGCATTGGCGGGGATAAAGTGGTGGTGGTTGATGTCCGAATTATTTGTGCGACCAACAAGAATCTGTCCCTGGAAGTGGCCAAGGGGAACTTCCGGCAAGATCTTTATTACCGTTTGAACGTAATCTCCATTACTTTGCCGGCCCTGAGAGAACACCGGGAGGACATTCCTCCGATGTTTAAAGCCTTTTTCAAGAAGTCCTGTGAAAAGCTGGGGCGGGTGCCGCCGGACGTGGACCCTAAAGTGATTACTTGTCTGCAGCAGTATGGCTGGCCCGGAAATGTCCGTGAGCTTCAGAATGTGGTGGAGAGAATGGTGAATGTCGCCACCGGACCGGTCATTCGTACAGACCATTTGCCGGAGGAAATATTGTCACCACAGTTTATGGTTTGGCAGAGAGAGACTGGCTGGTCTCCCCAATCCATTAGCATCACGGAAGAAAGGAAAAAGATCAAAGAACGGTTGGCAGAAAACCAACGGGAGGAAATCCTTACATTATTATCTAAAAACAAAGGTAATGTAAGCCAGGTAGCCAGAGAAATGGGCATTTCCCGAAATTCACTGTACAGAAAACTAAAAAAGTTAAACATTTTGTTATAA
- a CDS encoding aldehyde dehydrogenase family protein encodes MQKPMDENYRLFIGGKWVEGQEGNTFKTYCPANGELLATCVDAGQADVDMAVDAAWKAYASWKDVSPQERAGMLLKIADLIDANAEKLALVESLDNGKPIRETMAVDVPLSSDHFRYFASAVRTEVGEAVMIDKDTMSLVLREPIGVVGQIIPWNFPLLMGAWKIAPALAAGDCVVIKPSSTTPLSLLELAKLLAEVLPPGVVNVITGRGSVSGNYMLEHKGFAKLAFTGSTEIGHTIAEAAAKKLIPATLELGGKSANIYFPDCPWDKAMEGLQIGILFNQGQVCCAGSRVFIHEDIYDKFLAEAVKAFEKVKVGLPWEQDTQMGCQVNENQLKKILNYIEIGRQEGATVACGGYKITENGLDKGSFLQPTILANVNNKMRVAQEEIFGPVVCFIKFKDEAEVIKMANDSEYGLGGAVWTRDINRAFRVARSIETGRMWVNNYNNLPAHAPFGGYKKSGIGRETHKMMLDHYSQKKNIFISLTEDKVGLY; translated from the coding sequence ATGCAAAAACCAATGGATGAAAATTATCGCCTTTTTATAGGCGGCAAATGGGTTGAGGGTCAGGAAGGGAATACTTTCAAAACTTATTGCCCTGCCAACGGCGAACTTCTGGCTACTTGCGTAGATGCCGGCCAGGCAGACGTGGACATGGCGGTGGATGCGGCCTGGAAGGCCTATGCCAGTTGGAAAGATGTAAGTCCCCAGGAGCGGGCCGGCATGTTGTTAAAGATAGCGGATCTAATTGATGCCAATGCCGAAAAACTGGCTTTAGTGGAGTCTTTAGATAATGGCAAGCCGATCCGAGAAACCATGGCGGTGGATGTTCCCTTGAGTTCAGATCACTTCCGTTATTTTGCCAGTGCCGTCAGAACCGAAGTGGGCGAGGCCGTCATGATCGACAAGGACACCATGAGCCTGGTGCTCAGAGAGCCCATCGGTGTTGTTGGTCAGATTATTCCCTGGAATTTTCCGCTGTTGATGGGCGCCTGGAAAATAGCGCCGGCCTTGGCGGCAGGAGATTGCGTGGTCATCAAGCCTTCCTCCACCACGCCCCTAAGTCTTCTGGAACTGGCCAAACTGCTGGCCGAGGTGCTGCCCCCGGGAGTGGTCAACGTCATTACCGGCAGGGGATCCGTTTCCGGCAATTACATGCTGGAACATAAAGGGTTCGCCAAATTGGCCTTTACCGGTTCTACCGAAATCGGACATACCATCGCCGAAGCCGCCGCTAAGAAATTGATTCCAGCTACCCTGGAATTGGGCGGCAAGTCGGCCAATATTTATTTTCCGGACTGCCCCTGGGATAAGGCCATGGAAGGCCTGCAAATCGGCATCTTGTTCAACCAGGGACAGGTCTGCTGCGCCGGTTCACGGGTCTTTATTCACGAAGACATCTACGATAAGTTCCTGGCCGAGGCGGTAAAGGCTTTTGAAAAAGTAAAAGTGGGCCTTCCCTGGGAGCAGGACACCCAAATGGGCTGCCAGGTCAACGAAAACCAGTTGAAAAAAATCCTGAACTACATTGAGATTGGCCGTCAGGAAGGCGCCACCGTTGCCTGCGGGGGTTACAAGATAACGGAAAACGGGCTGGATAAAGGCAGCTTTTTGCAACCCACCATTCTGGCCAATGTAAATAATAAGATGAGAGTGGCCCAGGAAGAGATTTTTGGCCCGGTGGTCTGTTTCATCAAATTTAAGGATGAAGCGGAAGTGATTAAAATGGCCAACGACAGCGAATACGGCCTGGGGGGCGCAGTTTGGACCCGTGACATTAACAGAGCTTTCCGGGTGGCCCGAAGCATCGAGACCGGCCGGATGTGGGTTAACAATTACAACAACCTCCCGGCTCACGCGCCTTTCGGCGGATATAAAAAATCGGGCATCGGGCGGGAAACCCACAAGATGATGCTGGATCACTATTCTCAGAAGAAAAACATTTTTATCAGCCTGACTGAAGATAAAGTTGGACTTTATTAG
- a CDS encoding class I SAM-dependent methyltransferase has translation METTIKPFTGKAAIYSKYRPNYPEEYIDYLISFNKLTPNSRIADIGAGTGILTEQLVARGFKVWAVEPNFDMRTLAEKSLKSHPNFTSLPGTAEETNIENASMDLITVGQAFHWFVKDKFKRECQRILKANSNVALVWNSRDSSSPLVKENAEICKRFCLAFKGFSKNMDETPHLYKEFFRAGKYEYEIFRHDLQYHQEAFVGRNLSSSYAPKPTEENYSQFVEAIVGLFQKYSKKGMLVVSNLTRSYIGQV, from the coding sequence TTGGAAACAACGATCAAACCTTTTACTGGAAAAGCAGCTATTTATTCCAAGTATCGCCCCAATTACCCGGAAGAATATATTGATTATTTAATTTCATTCAACAAACTAACTCCTAACAGTCGTATTGCAGATATTGGAGCAGGTACAGGTATTTTAACTGAACAACTTGTTGCAAGAGGGTTTAAGGTATGGGCAGTTGAGCCTAATTTTGATATGAGAACCCTTGCAGAAAAAAGCCTGAAAAGCCATCCCAATTTTACTTCCCTACCGGGTACGGCTGAAGAAACGAATATAGAAAATGCCAGTATGGACCTGATAACCGTTGGCCAGGCCTTTCATTGGTTTGTTAAAGATAAATTTAAAAGGGAATGTCAAAGAATATTAAAAGCAAACTCAAATGTAGCCCTTGTTTGGAACAGCAGAGATTCTTCCAGTCCTTTAGTAAAGGAGAATGCGGAAATATGCAAAAGGTTTTGTCTCGCATTTAAAGGTTTTAGTAAAAATATGGATGAGACGCCACACCTTTATAAAGAATTTTTCCGAGCCGGCAAATATGAATATGAAATATTCCGGCATGATCTGCAATATCATCAAGAGGCATTTGTGGGACGCAATCTGTCGTCATCTTATGCGCCTAAACCAACAGAAGAAAATTATAGCCAATTTGTAGAAGCCATTGTTGGTCTTTTTCAGAAATACAGTAAAAAGGGAATGCTGGTTGTTTCCAACCTTACACGGAGCTACATAGGCCAAGTATAG
- a CDS encoding alpha/beta fold hydrolase, translated as MGYYIGVEPGVNIYVEDINPGGGKTIFFIHGWPASHKMFEYQFNQLPKMGYRCIGMDMRGFGKSDKPWSGYDYNRLADDVRCVVEALKLEGITLGGHSTGGAVAIRYVARHNAFGVAKLALFAAAAPSLIKRPYFPYGLNREDVINIIQDTYSDRPKMLQGFGDMFFFQYVTQPFSEWFFQLGLEAASWSTAAVANTWLDEEGLFSDLGKIFVPTLILHGIHDRVCRFPLAEAQKEGIKNSKLIPFEYSGHGLFYDQCDKFNKELAQFAGA; from the coding sequence GTGGGATACTATATTGGAGTAGAACCCGGCGTGAATATTTATGTAGAAGATATTAACCCGGGGGGCGGCAAGACCATTTTCTTTATACACGGTTGGCCGGCAAGTCATAAAATGTTTGAATATCAGTTTAACCAGCTCCCTAAAATGGGATACCGGTGTATCGGCATGGATATGAGAGGATTCGGAAAATCCGATAAGCCCTGGAGCGGCTACGATTACAACCGGCTGGCGGATGATGTGCGATGTGTGGTGGAAGCGCTCAAATTAGAAGGGATTACACTGGGAGGGCATTCTACCGGTGGAGCGGTTGCCATCCGCTACGTGGCCCGGCATAACGCATTTGGCGTAGCCAAATTAGCCCTTTTTGCCGCGGCGGCGCCCAGCCTTATTAAACGTCCCTATTTTCCCTACGGCTTAAACCGGGAAGATGTTATAAACATTATCCAGGATACCTATAGCGATCGTCCTAAAATGCTGCAGGGATTTGGAGACATGTTTTTCTTCCAGTATGTGACCCAGCCTTTCTCAGAATGGTTCTTTCAATTAGGTCTGGAGGCGGCAAGTTGGTCCACCGCTGCGGTGGCAAATACCTGGCTGGATGAAGAAGGCTTATTTTCCGATCTAGGCAAAATATTTGTTCCAACATTAATTTTGCATGGTATTCATGACCGGGTTTGCCGTTTCCCGTTGGCGGAGGCGCAAAAAGAAGGGATCAAAAACTCTAAATTGATTCCCTTTGAATACAGCGGACATGGATTGTTTTATGATCAGTGCGATAAATTTAACAAAGAACTGGCGCAATTTGCCGGAGCTTAA
- a CDS encoding respiratory nitrate reductase subunit gamma — MNYFILQILPYISVAVFIIGLLYRLGRWANARIIHNITLTPAPTTKAGAMLDIAKEATFFRSLFKSDKALWAGAWIMHVALFFILAGHVLGIGLLGRQFAYVGLTSVETSELLSTLLGTFFGIVLLLALFYLLYRRIRINEVRVISAPSDYVMLLLLIGIVAAGNFMRFVPEWGIHYEPVRDYIQHLITFTSITPDMEVMHKPMFIIHLLLVQILLIVFPFSKLLHSVGMFAHRYIINRAYAEPASGLPNAVVKDQAADPKIEPKE; from the coding sequence ATAAATTATTTTATTTTACAGATATTGCCTTATATTTCTGTGGCGGTATTCATCATCGGCTTACTTTACAGACTGGGCAGATGGGCTAACGCACGTATTATTCATAATATAACCTTGACTCCGGCGCCAACCACCAAGGCAGGGGCCATGCTGGATATTGCGAAAGAGGCAACTTTTTTCCGCAGCCTTTTTAAGAGTGACAAAGCCCTTTGGGCAGGAGCCTGGATCATGCACGTTGCTCTTTTCTTCATCTTAGCCGGACATGTTTTGGGTATCGGTCTGCTGGGAAGGCAGTTTGCTTACGTGGGGCTTACTTCTGTGGAAACCAGTGAATTGCTGTCAACCCTACTGGGCACGTTCTTTGGGATTGTTCTTTTGCTGGCGCTTTTTTATCTGCTTTATCGCAGAATTCGCATCAATGAAGTTAGGGTGATTTCAGCACCCAGTGACTATGTAATGTTACTACTTTTGATTGGTATTGTTGCAGCCGGCAACTTTATGCGTTTTGTTCCTGAATGGGGCATCCATTACGAGCCGGTTCGTGACTATATACAACACTTAATAACCTTTACTTCCATAACTCCCGATATGGAAGTTATGCATAAGCCAATGTTCATCATTCACCTGCTGTTGGTCCAGATTCTGCTAATTGTTTTCCCCTTTAGCAAGCTGCTTCACTCTGTTGGTATGTTTGCCCACCGCTATATCATTAACCGTGCTTATGCTGAACCGGCATCGGGACTGCCAAATGCGGTTGTGAAGGATCAGGCAGCGGATCCCAAAATTGAACCCAAAGAATAA
- a CDS encoding TetR/AcrR family transcriptional regulator, which translates to MSEDLSRRDRKKLRAKKSISEIALEMFLDKGFAETTIAEIMDKADLGVGTFYNYFESKEDILKYCLAEKINGAQQTFENTKEANMNAASKLSNLLMTIGKTYEENRKLLMMYMHFYRSNKHTHRHPPHMIEFQEIISSIIKEGQEKGEFRKDIPLEIMVELFKGILKTSMTSKTGIPFLENLKYKLNLFFEGVILNKETD; encoded by the coding sequence ATGAGTGAGGATCTGAGCAGACGAGATAGAAAAAAGTTACGTGCCAAGAAAAGCATTTCGGAAATTGCTTTGGAAATGTTTTTGGACAAGGGTTTTGCTGAAACCACCATAGCCGAAATCATGGATAAAGCCGATCTGGGTGTGGGTACTTTTTATAATTATTTTGAATCCAAAGAAGATATCTTAAAATATTGTTTAGCAGAAAAGATTAATGGGGCACAACAAACTTTTGAAAATACCAAAGAGGCAAATATGAATGCGGCCTCTAAGTTATCCAATTTACTTATGACCATCGGAAAAACCTATGAAGAGAACCGAAAGTTACTTATGATGTACATGCACTTTTACCGCAGTAACAAACATACTCACAGACATCCGCCACACATGATTGAGTTTCAGGAGATTATTTCATCAATTATCAAAGAAGGACAGGAGAAGGGGGAGTTTAGAAAGGATATTCCTTTAGAAATCATGGTTGAATTGTTTAAAGGGATTCTGAAAACCTCTATGACCAGCAAAACAGGGATTCCCTTCTTAGAGAATTTGAAATACAAACTGAATCTCTTCTTTGAGGGAGTTATTCTAAATAAGGAGACAGATTGA
- a CDS encoding DUF4915 domain-containing protein has protein sequence MFKFDSCKVLVTCCNLMGGLYEISFDEQTYHIKKVLEANCRGIAKYADNYVLVANSSEILLLDSNYQTIKNYKTEEILDLHGVAVRDEKAYIVESRRNAVGVYRLPDLVKIEEIKMSQEDYDVNHLNDICIDKESIYVSMFSGSDEWRKSSAYFGLIKEYSLLNLSYVNTVFCDLKHPHSVITKDERILYCNSADFEVMENGNTIFQGLGYTRGLAVNNDFIYIGQSESRNIEVSRQNRLNISLDCGVNVFNAREKVSKFITLPSKEVYAILVK, from the coding sequence TTGTTTAAATTTGACTCATGTAAAGTTCTTGTTACTTGTTGCAACTTAATGGGTGGGTTATATGAAATATCTTTTGATGAACAAACCTATCATATTAAAAAAGTCTTAGAGGCAAATTGCAGGGGAATTGCTAAATATGCAGATAATTATGTGTTAGTTGCTAATTCAAGTGAAATTTTATTATTGGATTCTAACTATCAAACAATTAAAAATTACAAAACAGAAGAAATATTAGACCTTCATGGAGTAGCTGTTCGAGATGAAAAAGCATATATTGTTGAGAGCAGAAGAAATGCTGTGGGCGTTTATAGATTGCCGGATTTAGTAAAAATAGAAGAGATAAAAATGTCACAGGAAGACTACGATGTCAATCACTTGAATGATATATGTATAGATAAAGAAAGTATTTACGTTTCCATGTTTTCAGGCTCAGATGAATGGAGAAAAAGCTCTGCTTATTTTGGCCTGATAAAAGAGTATTCTTTATTAAATTTATCATACGTCAATACTGTGTTCTGCGATTTAAAGCATCCTCATAGTGTGATTACAAAGGATGAGAGGATTTTATATTGTAATTCAGCAGATTTTGAGGTGATGGAAAATGGCAACACAATTTTTCAGGGGTTAGGTTATACTAGAGGACTGGCAGTTAATAATGATTTTATATATATTGGACAGAGTGAAAGTAGAAATATTGAAGTTTCAAGACAAAACAGGTTAAATATTTCATTAGATTGTGGTGTTAATGTGTTTAATGCTCGTGAAAAGGTAAGTAAATTTATAACATTGCCTTCTAAGGAAGTATATGCAATTTTAGTAAAATAA